One window of Amaranthus tricolor cultivar Red isolate AtriRed21 chromosome 11, ASM2621246v1, whole genome shotgun sequence genomic DNA carries:
- the LOC130827116 gene encoding disease resistance protein UNI-like has product MLGMDIFEFLLETAPKLCNFIMEFNKVEQKCNKLEMKLYDLEEEVVDMNLQLRAVDTNPYKRQKDYVVTFFELKKRFQDKAGETLKNCEKGRKWNLFSMLLTLRQLDYLLMCSEDLLSKADQLKEEGLTYDMFTRGIRLYANQLIGNTANQLRTNLLESLKKDRVIGIHGNHGSGKTNFMKTLHNVLYDDTENFKAVLWVSMPEKLPLDVRGIQEYVAKALHFNLDDEDTVRRSSLLAKKFMDMAPGHVVVFLDNVKEPFQPCEVGIPISGFGSENFNCTVVFTATSEDICNKMSCSNFTLDLLPEDEARELLLHEADLKNYYIQSCDERMTGAVDDVAKECSRMPLVITQIGRSLIGKEEIFEWNTRRNELMGILSDPYDNEAKILDKLKFCFDCIKDRTVWACFLDSTKILFEKVPVTRQDLVEHWIQGKKIGQKRRRGASRAAIYDQGHTIINELKRLYLLEIVERDGTEYVMMNKWVGRLAAKISLEGEDAPR; this is encoded by the exons ATGCTTGGAATGGATATATTTGAGTTTTTGTTAGAGACTGCTCCCAAATTGTGCAATTTCATCATGGAATTCAATAAGGTGGAACAAAAGTGCAACAAGCTTGAGATGAAACTGTATGATCTGGAAGAGGAGGTGGTGGATATGAATCTGCAATTGAGGGCTGTGGATACAAATCCATACAAGAGACAGAAGGACTATGTGGTAACTTTCTTTGAGCTCAAGAAAAGGTTCCAAGATAAGGCTGGTGAGACTTTGAAAAATTGTGAGAAAGGGCGCAAATGGAATCTTTTTTCGATGCTGTTAACATTGCGCCAACTAGATTACCTTCTGATGTGTAGCGAGGATTTACTGAGCAAAGCTGACCAGCTGAAGGAGGAAGGCCTGACTTACGACATGTTCACACGAGGTATCAGGTTGTACGCCAATCAGCTCATTGGCAACACTGCCAATCAGCTTCGAACAAATCTCCTTGAATCTCTTAAGAAGGACCGCGTCATTGGCATACATGGGAACCACGGATCTGGAAAGACCAACTTCATGAAAACCTTGCACAATGTTCTGTATGATGACACTGAGAACTTTAAGGCTGTCCTTTGGGTAAGTATGCCAGAAAAACTACCACTTGATGTCAGAGGTATACAAGAGTACGTTGCCAAGGCTTTGCATTTTAACCTTGATGATGAGGACACAGTAAGAAGAAGTAGTCTACTTGCTAAAAAGTTCATGGACATGGCACCTGGGCATGTAGTTGTGTTCCTTGATAATGTGAAGGAGCCATTTCAGCCTTGTGAGGTAGGGATACCTATAAGTGGTTTTGGTTCTGAAAATTTCAATTGTACTGTTGTATTTACAGCTACTTCCGAGGATATTTGCAACAAGATGAGCTGTTCCAACTTCACATTGGACCTGCTCCCGGAGGATGAAGCCCGAGAGCTGTTATTACACGAAGCTGACTTGAAAAATTATTATATCCAAAGCTGTGATGAGAGGATGACTGGGGCGGTTGATGATGTTGCTAAAGAGTGCTCTCGAATGCCACTCGTCATCACACAAATTGGTCGGTCTTTGATAGGAAAGGAAGAAATTTTTGAATGGAACACTCGACGCAATGAGCTTATGGGAATCCTTTCAGACCCATATGACAATGAGGCCAAGATACTGGATAAGCTAAAATTCTGCTTTGATTGTATCAAGGACCGTACAGTTTGGGCTTGCTTCTTGGACTCAACAAAAATATTGTTTGAGAAAGTTCCAGTGACTAGACAAGACCTTGTTGAGCACTGGATTCAAGGGAAAAAAATTGGTCAGAAGCGTCGTAGGGGTGCCAGCCGTGCTGCCATTTACGATCAGGGTcatacaattatcaatgaactcAAGAGACTATACTTGCTGGAAATTGTAGAACGAGATGGAACAGAATATGTGATGATGAACAAGTGGGTCGGAAGATTGGCTGCAAAAATATCACTAGAG GGAGAAGATGCGCCTCGTTGA